A genomic window from Halomonas sp. LR3S48 includes:
- a CDS encoding ATP-grasp domain-containing protein, which translates to MEKNPDKGYIALLGWSLNAIEAAENFDRRYLVVAPEWAEEYCQKHDIPHIPWNFERLNDRSMEIAETLQERGVDVAIPLFEETVEWAGAINSVLLDNPRLYGQSLLLRDKALMKRRAQLGGIRVGIFEEAHDKGDVIRFLKRVNQTLLKLDGDPNDPIHLKAFDKAGCLGHRVIRTPDEVDTIPDEEFPVLMESHLDGWEFAVEAWIHNGKIAFLNISEYVTLGYSVFVPASPELEQYRPQITAQIEKLIKAFDIEFGLIHPEYFVTSDGEMYFGEVAYRPPGFKVFELLERVYGFNAYQASMLVFDPKTTPDEVKAFFPREVEDAKCYAGCFGVYPRRRVVSRLEIPEEVEDDPYFESHELTPPMEETVTKRTAFGTHWGLIYFKGDDPNRLRDMLKHQEELDFYV; encoded by the coding sequence ATGGAAAAGAATCCCGACAAGGGCTATATCGCACTGCTCGGCTGGAGCCTGAACGCTATCGAGGCCGCCGAGAATTTCGACCGTCGCTACCTGGTGGTGGCGCCCGAGTGGGCAGAAGAGTACTGCCAGAAGCACGATATCCCCCACATACCCTGGAATTTCGAGCGACTTAACGACCGCTCCATGGAGATCGCCGAAACGCTGCAGGAGCGCGGCGTGGACGTGGCGATTCCCCTGTTCGAGGAGACCGTTGAGTGGGCAGGCGCCATCAACTCGGTACTGCTCGACAACCCTCGCCTCTATGGCCAATCACTGCTGCTGCGCGACAAGGCCCTGATGAAGCGGCGTGCCCAACTCGGTGGAATCCGTGTGGGCATCTTCGAGGAAGCGCATGACAAGGGCGACGTGATTCGCTTCCTCAAGCGCGTCAACCAGACCCTGCTCAAGCTCGACGGCGACCCCAACGACCCCATTCACCTCAAGGCCTTCGACAAGGCCGGCTGCCTCGGCCACCGGGTGATCCGCACCCCCGACGAGGTCGATACCATCCCCGACGAGGAATTCCCCGTGCTGATGGAGTCGCACCTGGATGGCTGGGAATTCGCCGTCGAGGCATGGATCCACAACGGCAAGATCGCCTTCCTCAATATCTCGGAGTACGTCACCCTGGGTTATTCGGTGTTCGTTCCCGCCTCGCCGGAACTCGAGCAGTATCGTCCTCAGATCACCGCCCAGATCGAGAAGCTGATCAAGGCGTTCGACATCGAGTTCGGGCTGATCCACCCCGAGTACTTCGTCACCAGCGACGGCGAGATGTACTTCGGCGAGGTCGCCTATCGCCCACCGGGCTTCAAGGTATTCGAACTGCTCGAGCGCGTGTACGGGTTCAATGCCTACCAGGCCAGCATGCTGGTGTTCGACCCCAAGACCACCCCGGATGAGGTCAAGGCCTTCTTCCCCCGGGAGGTGGAGGACGCCAAGTGCTATGCTGGCTGCTTCGGCGTCTATCCGCGTCGTCGCGTGGTCAGCCGCCTGGAGATCCCCGAAGAGGTCGAGGACGACCCATACTTCGAGTCGCACGAACTCACGCCGCCCATGGAAGAAACCGTGACCAAACGCACCGCCTTCGGCACCCACTGGGGGCTGATCTACTTCAAGGGCGATGACCCCAATCGGCTCCGGGATATGCTCAAGCATCAGGAAGAGCTTGATTTCTATGTCTGA
- a CDS encoding amino acid ABC transporter ATP-binding protein — protein sequence MVELKGVKKRFGDLEVLKGIDLKVERGKIISIIGPSGSGKSTLLRSINNLEVIDEGCILLDGVQVNRPDLKGLAFERHINHIRQNMGMVFQHFNLFPHLSTLENVTLAPRKLKGMDSRSARELGMELLERVGLADKASAYPSSLSGGQKQRVAIARALAMQPKVMLFDEATSALDPELVEEVNRVMKSLAEEHMTMLIVTHEMAFARDVSDWAMFMDGGVVVEENTPDHLFSHPDQERTRNFLRKHLGCQEQTQVHL from the coding sequence ATGGTCGAGCTCAAGGGCGTCAAGAAACGCTTCGGCGACCTCGAAGTCCTCAAGGGTATCGACCTCAAGGTCGAACGCGGCAAGATAATCTCCATCATCGGCCCGTCGGGTTCGGGAAAAAGCACGCTGCTGCGATCCATCAACAACCTGGAAGTGATCGACGAGGGCTGCATCCTGCTGGATGGCGTCCAGGTCAATCGACCAGACCTGAAGGGCCTGGCCTTCGAACGACATATCAACCATATACGCCAGAACATGGGCATGGTGTTCCAGCACTTCAATCTATTCCCTCATCTTTCGACGCTGGAGAACGTGACGTTGGCGCCAAGAAAGCTGAAAGGGATGGATTCAAGAAGCGCCCGGGAGCTGGGAATGGAGCTGCTGGAGCGGGTGGGACTGGCGGACAAGGCCTCGGCCTATCCCAGTTCCCTGTCGGGTGGGCAGAAACAGCGTGTCGCCATCGCCCGCGCCCTGGCCATGCAGCCCAAGGTCATGCTCTTCGACGAAGCGACCTCGGCACTCGACCCCGAACTGGTGGAAGAAGTGAACCGGGTGATGAAAAGCCTCGCCGAGGAGCACATGACCATGCTCATCGTCACCCACGAGATGGCCTTTGCACGCGACGTGTCCGACTGGGCCATGTTCATGGACGGCGGCGTGGTAGTCGAAGAGAACACCCCCGACCACTTGTTCTCCCACCCCGACCAGGAGCGCACCCGCAATTTTCTGCGCAAGCACCTGGGCTGCCAGGAACAGACACAAGTACATCTTTGA
- a CDS encoding amino acid ABC transporter permease, which yields MEFDFGPVITYFPTLLKGVGATLLIGLVVAIMSIIGGQIVAVITLYTRKAVNWPLRFFIWLFMTTPLLLQLYFLYFGMGQWILIPAIVVAVLGLGFHYMAYNADIFIATIKSVSSGQYEASRSLGFGHLATIFYIILPQAFYRALPQLGNNMIIMVKDISVLSAIGIAELVYMSQYAISVTFRPFEFYITIAVIYYLINILMETGQAWVERRAAARR from the coding sequence ATGGAATTCGATTTCGGCCCCGTCATCACCTACTTTCCGACACTCTTGAAAGGAGTGGGAGCCACACTGCTGATTGGCCTGGTGGTTGCCATCATGTCGATCATCGGCGGTCAGATCGTCGCCGTGATAACTCTCTACACCAGGAAAGCCGTGAACTGGCCGCTGCGCTTCTTCATCTGGCTATTCATGACCACACCGCTGCTACTCCAACTCTACTTTCTGTACTTCGGCATGGGACAGTGGATATTGATTCCAGCCATCGTGGTAGCCGTTCTCGGTCTCGGCTTTCACTACATGGCCTACAATGCCGATATCTTCATTGCCACCATCAAGTCGGTATCGAGCGGACAATATGAAGCTTCGCGATCGCTGGGTTTCGGCCATCTCGCCACCATCTTCTACATCATTCTTCCGCAGGCGTTCTATCGTGCCCTCCCCCAGCTCGGCAACAACATGATCATCATGGTCAAGGACATCTCGGTCCTCTCCGCCATCGGCATCGCCGAGCTGGTCTACATGTCGCAGTATGCGATCAGCGTGACCTTTCGCCCTTTCGAGTTCTACATCACGATCGCCGTCATTTATTACCTGATCAATATCCTGATGGAAACCGGCCAAGCCTGGGTGGAGCGCCGTGCCGCCGCCCGCCGCTGA
- a CDS encoding amino acid ABC transporter permease, giving the protein MDINLMIELMPLLVKAAWVTIDISARALFFGFFIASALVALRTSRTLPVRWLARTYISVVRGTPYFVQLLLVFYGGPAIGLRLDPFTCGVVVGAFNIGAYMSEAIRGAIESVDSGQNEASRSLGFGRFATLQHIVLPQAAGLMIRSIGVLAIILVKNSSLVSIISVVELTYQAQRLIGSTYKPLEVFTLSALMYIVIIYAVMGIVEFLYRRATRYTYL; this is encoded by the coding sequence ATGGACATCAACCTGATGATCGAATTAATGCCGCTGCTGGTGAAAGCGGCCTGGGTGACCATCGATATATCGGCTCGTGCCCTGTTTTTCGGCTTCTTCATCGCTTCCGCGCTGGTGGCACTACGAACCTCACGGACTCTTCCCGTTCGCTGGCTGGCTCGCACCTACATCAGCGTCGTTCGCGGTACCCCCTATTTCGTACAGCTGCTGCTGGTCTTTTACGGCGGACCTGCCATCGGCTTGCGCCTGGACCCTTTCACCTGCGGCGTGGTGGTTGGCGCTTTCAATATCGGTGCCTACATGAGCGAGGCCATTCGAGGCGCCATCGAATCGGTCGACAGCGGGCAGAACGAGGCGTCTCGCTCGCTGGGGTTCGGACGCTTTGCGACGCTCCAGCACATCGTCCTGCCACAGGCGGCCGGCTTGATGATTCGCTCCATCGGCGTTCTGGCCATCATCCTGGTCAAGAACTCATCGCTGGTTTCCATCATCTCTGTGGTCGAGCTGACCTATCAGGCTCAGCGTCTGATCGGTTCCACTTACAAGCCCCTGGAAGTCTTTACGCTGAGCGCCCTGATGTACATCGTCATCATCTATGCGGTCATGGGCATCGTTGAGTTTCTCTATCGGCGCGCCACGCGATACACCTACCTATAG
- a CDS encoding transporter substrate-binding domain-containing protein, which yields MTNHKKLFRHPLVAIMTLGAITLASFSAQARDLSEIQDDVFQVANSGAYPPFSYVDTSGNLVGFDVDIAEALAERMGVEVNIQTSPWNGIVAALAGGRFDACICSMSVTEERRQAVDFTDSYYSSGLSVWVQEGTDDVASIGDFEGKAVGSTLGETGNQWATENGEGKWRNQTFQGLPDMLNALTTGRIDVMIADDIPVYVALNEQELAIKQVDVGELPSWPAAIAIQKNKPELMEALDSALAEIKADGTYQKIVDKWIGEGVEFDS from the coding sequence ATGACAAATCATAAAAAGCTTTTCCGTCACCCTCTTGTCGCCATCATGACGCTCGGCGCTATTACCCTGGCGAGCTTTTCAGCTCAGGCACGAGACTTGTCTGAAATTCAGGACGATGTCTTTCAGGTCGCCAATTCGGGGGCTTATCCCCCTTTCAGCTATGTCGATACCTCCGGCAACCTGGTCGGTTTCGACGTGGATATCGCCGAAGCCCTGGCAGAAAGAATGGGTGTCGAAGTCAATATCCAGACCTCTCCGTGGAATGGCATCGTCGCCGCCCTGGCCGGGGGACGTTTCGATGCCTGTATCTGCAGCATGAGCGTGACGGAAGAGCGTAGACAAGCGGTCGACTTCACCGACAGCTACTACAGTTCGGGTCTCTCCGTCTGGGTGCAGGAAGGCACCGACGATGTCGCCAGTATCGGCGATTTCGAAGGCAAGGCAGTCGGCTCCACCCTCGGCGAGACAGGCAATCAGTGGGCCACCGAGAACGGCGAAGGGAAGTGGCGCAACCAGACCTTCCAGGGCTTGCCCGACATGCTCAACGCACTCACCACGGGGCGCATCGACGTCATGATCGCCGACGACATTCCCGTCTACGTGGCGCTCAACGAGCAGGAGCTCGCCATCAAGCAGGTCGATGTCGGCGAGCTGCCCAGTTGGCCCGCCGCTATCGCCATCCAGAAGAACAAACCGGAGCTCATGGAAGCCCTCGACTCGGCACTGGCCGAGATCAAGGCGGATGGCACCTACCAGAAGATCGTCGACAAGTGGATCGGCGAAGGAGTCGAGTTCGACTCGTAA
- a CDS encoding acetyl-CoA C-acyltransferase, which yields MKEAYLVDYARSAFTRAHPRKPEVDGWADTRGDALLAQVIDELLARTGLNPQAVEDLSVGCALPVKEQWSFGGRYPLWLSRKLGPQGRDCATRQIDQQCGSGLAALRSAAREIQVGAVEVAVAGGFENMTRVPMGPALFKEGTLTSPEALNGAEWLELEVALNMGITAERLAQATGIGRDAMDAFALESHRRAARADAEGHFDGERLALANPAEVNIERDANIRPDTSLERLAGLDPVFLEGGRVTAGNSSPLTSGAAAALLMSSAAVERHGATPLARILAFADVGVAPEHMGAGAAAAAEQALARTGLRADQIDAWEINEAFAAVPLHAIRKLGLDSSRVNAWGGALALGHPLGATGVRLAGTLARILAHRGGRYGCATACVGGGQGIAVIIELM from the coding sequence CCCGCGTAAGCCGGAGGTCGACGGCTGGGCAGACACCCGCGGTGACGCCCTGCTCGCTCAGGTGATCGACGAGCTTCTAGCGCGCACCGGCCTCAACCCCCAGGCGGTGGAGGATCTCAGCGTCGGCTGTGCACTGCCGGTCAAGGAGCAGTGGAGCTTTGGTGGGCGCTATCCGCTGTGGCTCTCCCGGAAGTTGGGGCCGCAGGGCCGTGACTGCGCCACCCGCCAGATCGACCAGCAGTGCGGCTCGGGGCTTGCCGCCCTGCGCAGCGCCGCCCGGGAGATACAGGTCGGCGCAGTGGAGGTGGCCGTGGCCGGCGGCTTTGAAAACATGACCCGTGTACCCATGGGCCCCGCCCTGTTCAAGGAAGGTACGCTGACCTCACCCGAGGCGCTGAATGGTGCCGAGTGGCTCGAACTCGAGGTGGCATTGAACATGGGCATCACCGCCGAGCGTCTGGCCCAGGCGACCGGCATCGGGCGAGATGCAATGGACGCGTTCGCGCTGGAGTCTCACCGCCGTGCCGCCCGAGCCGACGCCGAGGGTCACTTCGACGGCGAACGCCTGGCGCTGGCCAATCCAGCCGAAGTTAACATCGAACGCGACGCCAATATTCGCCCCGATACCAGCCTTGAACGCCTGGCCGGACTCGATCCGGTCTTCCTTGAAGGCGGCCGAGTGACGGCCGGCAACAGCTCGCCGCTCACCTCCGGTGCCGCCGCGGCGCTGCTGATGTCCTCCGCCGCCGTCGAGCGCCACGGTGCTACGCCGCTGGCGCGCATCCTCGCCTTCGCCGACGTCGGCGTGGCCCCCGAGCATATGGGTGCCGGTGCCGCGGCGGCGGCCGAGCAGGCGCTGGCTCGTACCGGCTTGCGTGCAGATCAGATCGACGCCTGGGAGATCAACGAGGCCTTCGCCGCCGTGCCGCTGCATGCGATACGCAAGCTCGGGCTCGATTCGTCCCGGGTCAACGCTTGGGGCGGTGCCCTGGCGCTGGGCCACCCACTGGGCGCCACCGGCGTGCGTCTGGCCGGCACTCTGGCACGCATCCTGGCCCATCGCGGCGGCCGCTATGGTTGTGCCACCGCTTGCGTGGGCGGCGGCCAAGGGATTGCCGTGATCATCGAACTCATGTGA